In the genome of Bradyrhizobium ottawaense, the window CACGGCGGGCTGGGTGAAGCTCGGCCAGCCGCAGCCGGAATCGAACTTGGCGTCGGACTCGAACAGCACATTGCCGCAGCCGGCGCACGTGTAGGTGCCGGCGCGGTGGTCGTGCTCATACTCGCCGGAGAAGGGACGCTCGGTCGCCTTCTCGCGCAGCACCGCGTACTGCATCGGCGACAATTCGCGCCGCCACTGCTCTTCGCTCTTGATGACCTTGTTATCGGTGGTTTTCATTTTGGTGTCGGGCATGGGTCTCCCGTTTGTTTCGGTGATCTCGCGATCAGTTGGTGGCCTTGCTGGCACTCACCAGCGTCGGCTTTTCAATGTAGTTATCCGCGAACAGCTTTTTCAGGTTCTCGAGCTTGGGCAGGTCGTTATAGGCGATGTAAGGCTGGTTCGGGTGCAGCGTCAGATAGTCCTGGTGGTAGGCCTCCGCCGGGTAGAACGCCTCCAGCGCGCCGACCTTGGTCACGATCGGCTTGCTGAAGACCTTGGCGCCGTTGAGCTGGGCGATATAGGCCTCCGCCACCTTCTTCTGCTCGTCGGAGGTGGTGAAGACGGCCGAGCGATATTGCGTGCCGACGTCGGGGCCCTGGCGGTTGAGCTGGGTCGGGTCGTGCGCCACCGAGAAGTAGATCTGGAGGATCTTGCCGTAGGAGATCTTCTTCGGGTCGTACTTGATCTCGACCGCCTCGGCATGGCCGGTCCGGCCGCTCGAGACCGTCTGGTAGTCGGCGGTCGCCTTGGTGCCGCCGGCATAGCCGGAGACCGCGTTGACGACGCCCGCGGTGTGCTGGAAGACGCCCTGCACGCCCCAGAAGCAGCCGCCGGCGATCACGGCGGTCTGGATCCCGCTCGCGGGTGCCGCATCCATGGCTGGGGCGGGGATCACGACCGCATCCTCCGCAGCCCGGGACGGCGCGGTAAAGGCCAGCGCAAAGGTTAGCGAAAGGGCGGTGGTTGCGGCGAGCAGGGAGGCGAGGGCAGGTCGGCGCATGGCGGATCCTCTTTCGGAAGGTCTGACAGTCTAGGGCGGTCGGGGCCGGACGAACAGTTGCCCGGCTGCGTTTTCGCACCATCCGAGGTACGGACGCGGCCGCCGATTGTTACGACGGGACGGACACGAGTCTGTGAAATGAGCCGCGCGGGATAGCCGGGCGCCGGCGGCTTGGCGAGACCGGGAACTCCGCGCTAGATGAACCGGTGCGATCGATGATCGACTTAAGAAGAATCTGGCTGGAGCAGGCCTGACCCATGCTGCGCGTCGTTTCCCTGACCCTCGTCATCCTGACGGCCGGCCTGTTCAGCGCGGCGGCCGACCCGCAGGCCGACGATCTCACCCTCTGCCGTGACCGCCAGGCGGAGGCCCAGGCCCGCGCGAGCGCCTGCGACAATCTGCTGAAGGCCGACAAGCTCAGCGGCAAGGACAAGGCCATCGCGCTCTCGGTGCGCGGCAATACGCTGATCAGCAAGCGCGATTACGACCACGCGATCGAGACCCTGTCCATCGCGGTCGATCTCGATCCGGACTACGTGATTGCTCTCAACCTGCGCGGCCTCGCCTATGAGCGCAAGGGCCAGGACGACCTCGCCATGGCGGACTACAACCTCGCCCTCCAGAAGCGCCCCACCTATGGTGTGCCCTACAACAATCGGGGCGTCATCTACGCGCGCCGCGGCGCGTTGCAAAGCGCGATCGACGATTTCAGCCTGTCGATCAAATACACGCCCAAATTCCTGCTCGGCTGGACCAATCGCGCCCGCGCGCGGACGCTGATGAAGGAT includes:
- the msrB gene encoding peptide-methionine (R)-S-oxide reductase MsrB gives rise to the protein MPDTKMKTTDNKVIKSEEQWRRELSPMQYAVLREKATERPFSGEYEHDHRAGTYTCAGCGNVLFESDAKFDSGCGWPSFTQPAVESHIDEERDVSHGMIRTEVLCSKCSGHLGHVFPDGPGPTGLRYCINSAALKLQPK
- the msrA gene encoding peptide-methionine (S)-S-oxide reductase MsrA produces the protein MRRPALASLLAATTALSLTFALAFTAPSRAAEDAVVIPAPAMDAAPASGIQTAVIAGGCFWGVQGVFQHTAGVVNAVSGYAGGTKATADYQTVSSGRTGHAEAVEIKYDPKKISYGKILQIYFSVAHDPTQLNRQGPDVGTQYRSAVFTTSDEQKKVAEAYIAQLNGAKVFSKPIVTKVGALEAFYPAEAYHQDYLTLHPNQPYIAYNDLPKLENLKKLFADNYIEKPTLVSASKATN